The following coding sequences are from one Lolium rigidum isolate FL_2022 chromosome 6, APGP_CSIRO_Lrig_0.1, whole genome shotgun sequence window:
- the LOC124664581 gene encoding deoxynucleoside triphosphate triphosphohydrolase SAMHD1 homolog yields MAAAAAAPLLSVFLRLGEMEKKRNAECSLEEWQAKWKWSNGRQGGIPLPTCATDQACAPFQFQLACEFVDTEEFQRLRDLKQLGLTYLVYPGAVHTRFEHSLGVYQLAGEAMQHLQMNQGKELGIDRVDVQTVKLAGLLHDIGHGPFSHLFEHEFLPRVDPGSTSKWSHEHMSALLLNNIVDKHAIDIEPDYLKIVKEMIIASSKFSTTEGAKEKRFLYDIVANGRNGIDVDKFDYIDRDSRACGLGSNFQHWRLLQGMRVMGDEICYPAKDYLSVHKLFTTRADLHRTVYTHAKVKAVELMLVDALLEANDYLGIALHAEDPEEFWKLDDTIVKSIETAPNDELKKAKEIIQRIRRRQLYKFCNQYSVPKDKLEHFKDITAQDIVCSQKSSKVLLKEEDVAVSNVKIDLTRGRDNPLERVKFFKDSGCEEKFTINEDRVSHLLPACNQDRIVRVYAKKPELVEAVSEAFENLQVRMYGEKTQVHDTPTKKRRMRFE; encoded by the exons atggccgccgccgccgccgcgccgcttctCTCTGTTTTTCTGAGATTAGGGGAGATGGAAAAGAAGAGAAATGCAGAGTGTAGTTTGGAAGAATGGCAAGCAAAATGGAAGTGGAGCAATGGCAGGCA GGGTGGCATACCATTACCAACATGTGCAACAGATCAAGCATGTGCTCCATTCCAGTTCCAG TTGGCCTGTGAATTTGTGGATACAGAGGAATTCCAGAGGTTACGGGATCTGAAACAGCTTG GTCTTACGTATCTGGTGTATCCTGGTGCTGTCCACACGCGCTTTGAACATTCACTAGGTGTTTATCAGCTTGCTGGGGAAGCTATGCAACATCTTCAAATGAACCAG GGAAAAGAGCTTGGCATTGACCGTGTAGATGTGCAAACTGTGAAACTAGCAG GTCTCCTGCATGACATTGGACATGGCCCCTTCAGTCATTTGTTTGAGCATGAATTTCTTCCTCGTGTTGATCCAGGATCAACATCAAAATG GTCCCATGAACATATGTCTGCACTGCTGCTGAACAATATTGTTGataaacatgcaatagatattGAACCTGATTATCTGAAAATTGTCAAG GAAATGATAATTGCAAGCTCTAAGTTCTCCACAACGGAG GGTGCGAAGGAGAAGCGTTTTCTTTACGACATTGTTGCTAATGGCCGCAATGGTATAGATGTTGACAA GTTCGACTACATTGACCGCGATAGCAGAGCATGTGGCCTGGGGAGCAATTTCCAGCACTGGAG GCTTTTACAAGGCATGCGAGTGATGGGTGATGAAATATGCTACCCTGCCAAAGATT ATCTTAGCGTCCATAAATTGTTTACCACACGTGCTGATCTGCATCGGACTGTCTATACCCATGCCAAAGTAAAG GCTGTTGAACTGATGCTTGTGGATGCACTTCTTGAGGCTAATGATTATTTGGGAATAGCCTTGCATGCAGAAGACCCAGAGGAATTTTGGAAG TTAGATGACACAATTGTTAAAAGCATTGAGACTGCTCCAAACGATGAACTGAAGAAAGCAAAAGAAATCATTCAGCGTATTCGCAGAAGACAGCTCTACAAG TTCTGCAATCAATATTCTGTTCCAAAAGATAAACTGGAGCATTTCAAGGATATAACTGCACAAGACATAGTTTGTTCCCAG AAATCATCTAAGGTGCTGCTGAAGGAAGAAGACGTCGCGGTCAGCAATGTTAAGATTGATTTGACGCGTGGGAGGGACAACCCCCTTGAAAG GGTCAAGTTCTTCAAG GATTCCGGGTGCGAGGAGAAGTTCACGATAAACGAGGATCGGGTCAGCCACTTGCTGCCTGCCTGCAACCAAGACAGAATCGTCAGAGTGTATGCTAAAAAACCAGAGCTG GTCGAAGCGGTGTCGGAAGCTTTTGAGAACCTGCAGGTGCGGATGTACGGTGAGAAGACGCAGGTGCACGACACGCCCACGAAGAAGAGGCGCATGAGGTTCGAGTAG
- the LOC124664582 gene encoding uncharacterized protein LOC124664582: MAGEVSKEALESILVHAMFAAKTVRPQRDRLLEVRRRLQQQLKPSDDDIAHCDLASELSKVYYDGMKDSARAIAACLELAAESGARLDLIPAFAAMPDEQLHDALLAQQRLPARPTTQTEAFARVEAAFYAVRLCKEHHILSCIEHLVGVRPPQAAANRSVDVDKARDYLDRACTLASLAVKHIDLAVAVISTFLHPNKVASISEFTDTAASISEDHFLQVTSVFD; encoded by the exons atggCGGGGGAGGTGAGCAAGGAGGCGCTAGAGAGCATCCTGGTGCATGCCATGTTCGCCGCGAAGACCGTCCGGCCCCAGCGCGACCGCCTCCTGGAGGTCCGGCGCCGGCTGCAGCAGCAGCTGAAACCCAGCGACGACGACATAGCG CACTGCGACCTCGCCAGCGAACTCTCCAAGGTCTACTACGACGGCATGAAGGACAGCGCCCGCGCCATCGCCGCCTGCCTCGAGCTGGCAGCCGAGAGCGGCGCCCGCCTGGATCTCATCCCGGCCTTCGCCGCCATGCCCGACGAGCAGCTCCACGACGCGCTCCTCGCGCAGCAGCGCCTCCCCGCGCGCCCGACCACCCAGACCGAGGCCTTCGCCCGCGTCGAGGCCGCCTTCTACGCCGTCAGGCTGTGCAAGGAGCACCACATCCTGAGCTGCATCGAGCACCTCGTCGGCGTCCGC CCCCCTCAGGCGGCGGCCAACCGCAGCGTGGACGTGGACAAGGCGCGCGACTACCTCGACCGCGCGTGCACCCTCGCCAGCCTCGCCGTCAAGCACatcgacctcgccgtcgccgtcatcTCCACCTTCCTCCACCCCAACAAGGTCGCCAGCATCTCCGAGTTCACCGACACAGCCGCCTCCATCTCCGAG GATCATTTTCTCCAGGTCACTTCTGTCTTTGATTGA
- the LOC124660887 gene encoding uncharacterized protein LOC124660887: MAGQVSKEEVGTVLMQAMLAAKNLRPQRDRLMQLRRRLQQLSPGEDDKAAVQELATNLFKVYYIGIEAGARSIATCLELAAENGARLALNPAFAVMPDQHLYSALLTQRLPARPTTQKEAFARVEATFYAVKLAQEHYLPRCIEHLVGDRPPHPAPTATGEPPQAAASGSVDLDKARTYLNHACTLVSLAVKHIDLAVVVLSRFVDPEEVASLSDFTDKFAYISEDGPYPASD; the protein is encoded by the exons ATGGCTGGACAGGTGAGCAAGGAGGAGGTCGGGACCGTCCTCATGCAGGCCATGCTCGCCGCCAAGAACCTCCGGCCCCAGCGCGACCGCCTCatgcagctccggcgccgcctgcAGCAGCTGAGCCCCGGCGAAGACGACAAGGCCGCGGTCCAGGAGCTCGCCACCAACCTCTTCAAGGTCTACTACATCGGCATCGAGGCCGGCGCGCGCTCCATCGCCACCTGCCTCGAGCTGGCGGCCGAGAACGGCGCCCGCCTCGCCCTCAACCCCGCCTTCGCCGTCATGCCCGACCAACACCTCTACAGCGCGCTCCTCACGCAGCGGCTCCCCGCGCGCCCCACCACCCAGAAGGAGGCCTTCGCCCGCGTCGAGGCCACATTCTACGCCGTGAAGCTGGCCCAGGAGCACTACCTCCCGCGCTGCATCGAGCACCTCGTCGGCGACCGCCCgcccc ACCCTGCCCCGACCGCCACCGGCGAGCCCCCTCAGGCGGCGGCCAGCGGCAGCGTGGACCTGGACAAGGCGCGCACGTACCTCAACCACGCGTGCACCCTCGTCAGCCTCGCCGTCAAGCACATcgacctcgccgtcgtcgtcctctcCAGGTTCGTCGACCCCGAGGAGGTCGCCAGCCTCTCCGACTTCACCGACAAATTCGCCTACATCTCCGAG GACGGACCCTATCCAGCATCAGACTGA